The DNA segment ctgccttgAACTGGTTGTCATTTaaggttttcttctgtaatgttttcttctttttcaggaCTAGTCTGATGATGTCTAAGACTACAATCAATGTGATCTAAAGCTGCCACCAATGACTGAGACTGGCCAATTTTAGCATTAATGCTCAAAGACATGGGTTGGATCAGAGTTAATTATTCAAAGATTTATTAAAGTGACGGCTAAGGACAAATAAAAGATCAGCTAGATTGTGTGGTTTCTTTTGACCTTTCTCAACCATTCTCAGTGATAACCCTCTTTAGCCTCTTACCCatccttcccagctcctctgcagcctaCAGACCCTCCTTTATGTCTCACCCTGTATCATGAGGCTTTTCCATGCCATGCCCTAGCAAGGCCAGCAGCCCCTCTTGCTTCAGCGCATCTTCCCCTCACGTTTCCCAGACCACCCTTCTGAACACAGGAGAAAGGGAGGGTCCAGCTTCCCTGAAAGCCCTTCTGATTTATTCCTGGTTAGTATTTTTACTAGAAACAGCCATCTTCTACTCCATAGGGATACAGGAGGATGTAGCAAATGTGACTCATAGTAGTATGACGCTTCAGGCatattaaaagtaataatacaTGGTGGCCCatctgaataaaagcaaaaatgtttagGTTCATCTCAGCAAGAGAGAGATCATAGCAATCTCCATGACAGCAACGCAACGCCAAGTATCATCCACAAGAATTGGGCTTTAGTATGGCAATGGCTGTGCAGCTTTGCCTGGTCCACATCATTGCTGCTGGTGACCCATATGgcctttattttaataagataAATCTATTGGTCATGATGAGaaaggtgtatatatatatatttatctgcAATTCAAATATGAACacattaggaaagaaaaagtgaaatcgTTTGAGAAAATTTGGGCCATAGAGTTAGATCAGCAGAAAAAGGAGTGTTTCTGTCCACCAGGAATATTACATTGCTTTTAGAAGGGCTCTGTACGCTCCTCTCCATGACAAATATGGGTTATAGATATTTGTTGTTACATGTAAAATGACTTTACCCAAATTCAGAGAAAACTTAAACCcagaaaaacattcagaaacagTCCAAGCATTTAATGTCCCAGACAAATACTGGCAGTAGctcagatttttaaagttatttggTCTGGTTATTCTTATATAGAACATAACCTCTCTTCTTGTAGGTGTGACTTGTAGTAGACCTGTGCATGTGCAGAAGTGCAATACCTTTTTATGACTAagcatatatatacattttttaattagtctttctttttgtaagGCATACCTGTGTAGGATCCTAGTTCTTTCTAGTGTCACTTTAGTCTCCCATCAAACGCTAAAAGACATTGGAACTGCTAGAGCAACTTACTCTGAAATAACTGGCTTCTAAAAGACCTTTTCAGCTGTAGTAAGTTAACAGTGTCTTGGTATCTGAATAAAACTAGCAAGTGCTGGTGGGGTATGCCTTTgagtttccttttcttatctAACATATGAGGCATCATATGCTACCGTCAAGGTTGAATTTCCAGTGTTCATTGCAATTAGCTCCAAGGGATAAAGTGCATTGCGGGAATCTAGTCCATGCACAAAAGTGTTGGTCACCAGAGCCCATTTGCTGACTACAGAGAGAAACGTGCTTTCCCATGAGGCCTGTTACCTGAAAGTCCCAGGCAGGGTCAGGGGACTGCAATGCAGGTGACAGGCTTGCCACTGGTTCAAAGCCACCCCTGTTGCTAAGCAGGATCCCTTGCACTTCACCGGTGTCAAGGTGAGCACGGCACCTTCCAGAAGGCATTGCCCTTTCAGCCGAGTTACACAGCCAGAGGGTCATAGCAGACATCGGAGGACTGCTTTTCTTAACACAGCAATGGCTCAGGTTTTGGTATGAGGGAATTTCTAACTTTTCTGTAACTTTCCATGTTACAGAAGAGAACAGGACAGTGTGCTGTGAGACCAGAGCCCACACCTGGTGCAGTACTGCAGGAACATGAAGTCCCTCCCCCCTGATCAATTAAGAGGGACAGGAACAGCCTAGAGATTCTGTTCTAAATGACGCAACTCCTTTCTCCTCCagagcccagggcaggcagctgcctacAGTGTGAGAGCCCTGGCAAAAGACAAGCTATGTGGAGAAGACATCCTTAGGGAAGGCACACCCCGCCGAGGAAAGGCTGCCAGGCACTATGGGCATCGCCCACCACACTTGCAGgctgaagaggaagaggaagcacAGGGTTAGGCGATGCGCTCACTCCAGCTAATCTTGCAGTGCTGAAATCCCTGGTGCCTCTTTCTTGCGTGAGAAAGGCTCGGCTGTTGCAGAAGCTCTTGCATCCAGTATCTCTCCACATGTGTGGAAGCCATGCCCCCAGTGCCATGCTGACTTCAAGCCTTGTGACCCATTGTGCAACCTGAAGAGGTGTGCAAGGCAGCGTGTTTGCCCTATATACAGTGTGTTGTCACTGGGAGGATGGAGGGACAGCCTTTGCAGGGCACCCAGTAAGTCAGGTAAGCAGTGCTTAGTAAGCCCAGGCTCAGCAGAGTCACACAGACACCCCACAGACCTGCATTTTGTGCCACCTGAAGCCGGACCATCACCCACACCTCGCACCATCTGCCCACGGGATGCAGCCTCAGCGATGCAACATGCGTGGCTCCATGCAGCGGCTGGCAAAGCAAAGCTGTTCCCCAGGGAGCCCACAGGCTTCGCCGCTGCCAAGGGAGCCGGGTGTGAGAGCACTCAGGGCCAGTAGGCGTAAGAGCCCATGATGCTCCCCCTGAACAAAACTCAAACCTCTGCAGGAATCTAGTGTGGCCACTTACACAAAAGGGCCGATCACAAAGATTAAACTATGTTAACAGCTCCACATGGAAAGACTTTAAAGAAACAATTGCAAAACATCTTACGGAAGTGTTTCAGAAATGCGTAAGGAAAGAAACATTCTCCAGGAGATCAAGATAGGCAACTATGTAAGTACCTCCTATTACATGCTAAATTAAATGGCCATTGCAACATGATACCATGCTAAAACACAGACATCAAAGGCAAGTGTGACTTCTAGGCCAGgtcaagaaaacacagattaaaGAAAGACACATTTGTACTGGAAAACATCACTGAATAGCCATTATACAAAATGGAAGGGAGCCACACGTTACTAAAGCCTGTGGAAACCTGTCTAAACACCTGTTGCATACAACTCTCACATGGTGTTGATACTTTGACCCTATGTGATATAATGACTAAAACCTACTCAATTACATCAGACACgatgtgaaaggaaaattaattattcccTTTATTTCCATAAGTCCAAGACAACAATAAGATCAGGCTAGCtgttggtaaaaaaaaaaacttgcgTGACTTACAAAGAGAAATCCCTACTGCTTTGGAGGCTCAACATTTCAGCTTTGTGCTAAAAACCAGTGGGAGAGGTCAGGGTGGGCTAAAAGGTGTGTCTGGAGGCATAACTACCTGTTCCTGCTGCAGTTGAGGAAATCTCAGTGGTATGATATGAGCTATCCCAATCTCACAATTAGGCTGAAAGCCCGACCTCTTTCAGAGGTGATaagaaggcagcagctggatgtgAAAAAAGTGATGCACGGTacatggggaaaagggaagTACAAAACTTTTAGCATAAGCCAAATcttacagaacaaaaaaatcatgattTCCAGGGGCAACAATAGGAAGCATAGGTGTGAATATAGAAGAAACgtatatgaaaacaaaatcctatCAAAGGTCTAGGCTTATTACTTCACAGagatagaaaattaattactaaTGATGCAGCTGAAGCAGGAATGCTAATAAAACACTTGTGTTCTAtgttgggaaagaaaaaaccttaCATGTTTCATCGATGAGTATTATGAACCGCTTTGCAAAACGCAGCCATACAACACATTAACACAGAAGAGAGATCATTCTTACcaattatttctgaaagcttaCTCTAGGAGGATTCTTGACTGTCTATGGTTCAGCTATTGCAATTCTCAGCATACTGCATAACTGTAGGAAACTGAAAGAAAGTGAATATTGtgcctgttttcaaaagtagCAAGAGGGATGTGGTAAGGTGCCAGCAGATGCGTTATATACACTTTACCTGCActactgcaaaacacaaaatcttCCCTCTTGCACCAAGACCATGTAAAGCCTTTTCTCCCTCATGTGAGTGCCTCCTAATTCTGCAGGTGCTGAGCTTATGCAAGACTCAGCCAACAGCAaggacaggcagagctggcGAATTCAAGGGCCTGCACATCCTTGCTCTTGTTTGGAGGGGGTTTACAGCTAGCAGCATGTTGTTCTGTTCAGCTTGTATTTCCAATTACTGCTCACACCAGGAGTGGGGCAAGGGATGGGTAGCCGAGAAGCAGTGTGGATGCACACAGGGGGGAGCATGGTGGTGGTCATGCAGTGGAGCACTTCATCACCAcccttctgctttctcagctgATCTGGTATCCATGGCCTGCCACTCCTTTGCCTCTGTCCAAAGCCTTCCTTGAAGGTGGTCTGTAGCCACAAGATGCCATATGTCATGTGCCTGCCTTTCTTTAAACACTTGCCTACAACGTGCCGTGGCCCCAGGCACAAACGTGTCCCACAGGCTGCTGTGTGGCCTCACCGTCACCTcgcaaatgcaaaacaaaaaagccgAGTCAATAAAACGCTTTTAATGTGGTCTGCCCTGAACATGTTAGacttaaaaatttcaaattctGCCTCAAGCCAAATAGCACCATGCTCATTATCACCTTAGCACCTTCTTCGTGGCTGCCCATCCTCTATACCATACAATAATTTTGTACTCCACTGTTGTAGCTTAATTGCAATGAAAttctctggaggaaaaaaagtttctcttcAGTCTCTACTTTGTTCACCTGAGATCGCCATTTAGCAGAGTTGAGCAAGAATCCTTTGAAGCCTGCTGGCTGATCGTAAGGGAGCTTCAGTCTCCCGACAGGTTCAGGGACACAGAAGCATCCTGCCTTGTCTGACATTAtgtctttctctgccttttccgTGCCACTGCTGTGTGCAAGGCCTGCACAATAAGGTCTTTGTTATTCAGGATGTTGTATTCACCCAGCTGAACCAGGCGGTCGTACACCTTCTCAGTGTATTGAACCGAGTATGTTGAATAAGGGGAACAGCAGCCATAGAGGTCAACTTTGCCATCTTCCAGCTCTGACTCGGAGCGCTTCTGACCTAGGAGGAAGGGGAACAAATCACTGCTGAGAGATGGTAGTTACTCTAGTCATAAGCAAGCAAACTCTTAATAGAACAGGTAGAGGAGATATCTCTCCACAGAGAGAGTTCTTAATCTAAATTACTCTTGTgagtttaaatatattttttttttcatagctcaTTCTTTTTCAAACCGTCAGCTCCATCCCTGGCTCAGGTGGATATCAGCTGCTTCACATGATGAGGAGATAAAGAAGCTGATTATTCCTTACATGAGTCTACACTGCAGTTCTGAGCCGCACCTGTGGCTCACATAGATAATCAAACCTACCTGCAAACTAGCTAGCTTAGGGATAGaaacagcacagccacagcatcaAACTTGACATggtaaaaaaagtaattttaagcaacagagaaaaatctgatgTGTTGAAATAAGCCAAAAGTACAGTTCAAGGGTTGGAGTATCAAATGTAGTCCCTTCAGTACACTGACCATGATGTCAACCTTTTTTTAACGTGTTTGATTACTTACCCGgtgctttgtatttttggaAGGTGTCATTAATTAGTGGGAAAAATAGCAGTACTGGTGCTCCTGGAGTCTCAGCACCATCAAAGAGGTAACACTCCTTCAGGTTTTTCCTGTCCTCCTCACTCAAGTCCACCCTGGGAAAAAGGATCCCCTGCTCTGCGCAGTACTTGCAGGTCTGGTCCAGAGCCTTGAGCAATGAACAGAACAGTACTAAGACTTAAAGGGGATTTCGGGGCTCAGGATTTCTTGGGGTCCAGTAACAAAGGAGGCATTTTCCACGCTAGCTGTGTGAAAGCTCTGAAGCCCCAATGGGAAAGCAATGagaaggtttttgttttctccgAGTTCTCAGTGCAGAATGGTTGTATcgtacaagaaaaacaaatgaggaTACATACGGCCTATAAATGAAGTCTCATGCTGCAGCATTAAGACAAAAATGCTGCTGGGTAAGACTTTTAGAAGGAGCAACATATAAAGCACCTAAAGATTACAAACTTCCAGATAATCAGCTGTTGAGGAACAAATAGCCACCACTTCAATTCCTCTCACCTGTACCTGGGATCCCGCGCTGTAATTTAAGTGCAGGATGACGTCTACCTTTCTCTCTGGCTTTAAAAGTGGCATGATGCTGGTGTTGATGAAAAATCCCGTGTCCACCAGCGACAGGAATTCCTCCGACTGCGTCAGCTGGTTGGGGAACGCGTCCAGCACGGTATCTAAAAGCGAAGGGTGTTCCTTGCCGCAAGCGCGAGGCCGGCTGGCCCGCCAGGCTCACCCCGCACGCCCCGCGCCCCCTCGCAGCAGCCGCGGCCGGGGGGCCCGTGTGCCTCCCCGCGGAGCCTCCGCAGCGCTGCCAGGAGCCACCGGCGAGGGGCCCCGCGGCCCGCCCGCACGGCGGCGGCCTCCGGCCCGGGGCGCGCAAGCCGGGCGCTCGGCGGGCCGGGCGGTGCGCCCTCCGCCGCCATCCCCATTACCTTTCCAGCGGCGGAAGCGCGGGCTGCTCAGGTAGCGCCGGTGCAGCTGCAGGCCCCTGAGGAAGCTGCGCTCCCGCGCCAGGCAGGGCCGGTCGGTGAGCGCCCCGCGCAGGGCGCGGCCCAGCGGGCCCGGAGGCTCCAGCAGCGCCGTCCCCAGCTCCtgcggcggcagcggcagcggcggctCCTCCTCTGCGCGGGGAAAGGCGGTTAAACCCGGGCAGCCCGCGGCCAGGCCGCCAGCCGCAGGAGCGCCGCCGGGCCTCGGCTGAAACGGCTCCCCGGGCACCGCTGAGCAAGTGACAACGGCAATGAACGCGGCCGGCCCAGGGGGAGGCCCGGGAGCCGCCTGCGGCAGGGGCCAGCGCTGCTTCGcaccacagcagctcctgcccaaTGTGCTCAGAATCTTGTTGCTTTACTAATCGTTCACAGATCAGTCTCGCTATTCTCGAACGTTCTACACCGGTGCTGAGCCCCGCAGAGCGCACAGGCTGCTGGGTGGTGGATTTCCACAGGACCCAGGCCGATCCACGCGGCCTCTGAAGAAACACTCCAAAAAACGCCCGGTGCACCGCACACATCTCCCATAACAGCCAGGTGTGATAGTTGATCTAACTTTACCTAACAATAAATACACAGTAAAGAAGAAGTGTGATAATTTACCTATATTGTCGATTTTGTCCCGGGTCCACCTGTGCCAGAAATCTTCTGATGAGTGGGACAAATTCCAGATATACAGCACATTCAGTGAAAATAAGCTACTCCACATGCCTGTACAAGGAAAGAGCTTTCTGACTTACACCTTCACAGGTCATGAAGAGAGAAACTGTTACCATGACATGAAATTAGCaaagtttctgcttttccttagtTTGCTTTAAATGGATGATGTGTCATTTTTACTTGGCTgctggtttttaaattttattttggtatcCAGGTTTTGTCTTGTGGCACTTAGGGCTGGATATACATTCTAACAAATGCTGAGTTTTTTGTGAATTAATATGATGTAAGGAGCTTGGGTTTtcggaaaaaaaacccaacgaaGTATCACGAGGCTTGTctaaaaagaaaggatgaaagTTTGCATGCAGTCTGAGAGCGTTGGTGAGGAATTATATTGATAAGGGCCTACCTACAACGTGATCTTACAGCGACTGCACGTGTAGGCTTCCTCTTTTGAGAATAAGCCTGCTGACAAACGGAGGGATCAGTTTCGACCTTGCATTTTTgagcttcagaaataatttatttggttACCCCTTAGGGCACAAGTGCTCCACTGGGTTTTGGTTCAGGAAGCACAAACGTatgcacagccagcacaggctcAGGCTAAAATAGTAGAGTGTCTGCCTCATTCTAAGTAACACGGCCAGTCAAAGAGAGGTTTGCATCTTGAACTGGGCACAAGCTGACACCTGGTCTCTCTGTCTGGAAGACATGTACCTGCACTCCACATCAGTCAACAGCAAAAGTGCTGCTGGGTATGACCCTGCTGTCTCCCCCTCAGGCTTGCCCAGGCAACATGGAAACAGGCCAGTGACATGTGGCCGGAGCAGACTCTTGGGGGGGACCTGGCATGCTCAAATACACCCCGGGGCACTGGAGAATCAGCACAAAGGCTCATGTAAACTGTCTATAGGAAGCACACAAATTACTGACTGCCTGTGAGACAGGCAAGAGGCTCTGGAGTTCACCCTTCTGGAGCAGCACGAGCAGAACCGTGGATTCCCATACACCTCAATTTTATTGTTGTTCTGGAAGTGATACCgtatttttattcaaaactagctttaaaaatgaaaataactattTGCCTGTcactttgaattttctttttgacaaCAAATTGAATCCATTATAATAAGTATTCATTCAGCAATGAGATATTTATCCTCTCTGGTGAAACTGCCCTGTCAGTCATGCACCAGTGCTTTATTAGCGCTTAGTTTAGACAACTCACaatttaaaaaccaaccaaccaaacaacaaaatccaaacaacCACATTCAGATGTTTTTAAGAGCTTACCTTCTAAGAAGCAGATCCGGGATTCAGGGATCTTCTTCATCAGCCGACCCATGAAGAACTCACTGCCAAAATCCTCAACACGAACAAAAGCTCCATATTTTTGCAATCCCACCTCATAAGGGGTGAACTCCACCCATTCTGTGAAAAGGATTACAAAGAAGAGAACAACGCTCAACTACAGCCCCCTTAGCTGTAGATAAAAATGATGTTGCTATCATGGGAGTGAAAGgagttaaaaattaaagttataTCTGCAGTTAATCTAACATTCCAGACCAATAGCAACAAGCCGTAAGCAGGGTGCAAATGAAAACTCATAAACATGAAAAGGCTTTGGAATACTTTTCTGTCTGTTGCATAGACGGTCAAACTTTTATCTGACCACAAGGACATTATGCAAACACACATCAGCTTAAATTCTGGTCTTTAAATGAGAGAGCTTTTTTTAGACTATCTGAAAAAACTGTCCCAGGGTTTACCAACTTAAATGTAAAGACAAATGACTCCCAGAAGTCTCATAATTACCTTTGAAATCCCGAGTGCTATAGTTGTTCTTGACATTGACTGCAGTATAGATAGGCAATGGGTTCTGACCACGATCAATGGCCCGTTGCTGATCAGAGAGTCTATGGTTGTCTTTCTGTGGTTCCAGAAAAATGGTTACACTGAGATGAAAATTAGCACAGGAACATTTCTCTGCATCTAAGCTTGCAGGGCAGAAAAATTTCTGCCTCTAGTGTATAATGTGTGCTGGGcttaaattctgaaatgttccatatttttcaaaattcctgAAAGCGTTCTGTTACTGAAATATCTGCAGGCATCCAATCTGATACCAGATAATTTGATGACCCATTAGGATGAAAATGGAAGGACATGatgaagagcagaaagcaatACTTCAGCTTAACATGTTATACTGCAAGGTTATGTAAGACCTCTCACATATTTCAAAAGCCTGCAGGTCTGTTTGTTAATACCTCCCATGGGCATTAAGATAATGTCCGTAATTTCGctatttctaaacaaaatatttgcagaatatGCCCCCCAAAATCttaaagtataattttttttcaaaatgttaatcTTGGAGTTCTCAGAAAAACATGTCCAAAATCTCACAAGCAAGAATGCCGATTTCCACAATGGCTGGGCATCTGAACAGCCGCCACCTAATGTTTTGGAAATGGCTGTGCATTTGCATACACAGTGTCTCGtaacaagcagaaaaacatcttCTCCAGGAATTAACTTTCAGAAAATTGTAAGCCACTGTAAATGCTGCTGTATGACATACCGTACCCCATCATGCAACAGAGATTCCAGGACAAGTCCCCAGAGATCTATAAAAGATGTTTTGCGCCCCTCTTCTTTCCGTTgacacagctgctttttgtaaTACTTCAGATACTCCAAGGAAAGggaatttattttgcattttgtcatATGTTTTCGAGCCTCGCTTATTTGCTTGTCAAGATCCTTTTGTGACCAGTCAGGATCTCTGTACAAGTTTGACATGGTCCTAGGAAGAGGAAATATATATcgaagtggggaaaaaaaaacacaccaaggTTTGAAGTCGTCAATGGCTACATTTTATGTTTCTATATTAAGTTCTTGATTTGAAACTAAGTAAAGATTTCCTGTCTTCAGTTACCTAAGAAACTACCATGCTCCCTTTGAAGTCGCAGGCATTACCCTCTATCAAAATGGCTTGAGCAGTATTCCATAAGCTGCtcttataaaaacatttatttttgtgttgttgCAAATTATGTGGCTTTCCCCCATGAAAAGACTAAATCTGTCAGTTtttgaagaagacagaaaaaacaggaCTGCTGAGGAGGTATTATAGGTGGACTGCTGCATGTCAGCTCCAGCCTACTTCAGCTCATTGGTGTCATCAGGAAGACTCCAGCCAAGAGCTGCCCAGCCCTACTTACCATGTGGTACCAGACAAGCCAGTCAGGTATGTGGCACAGTCCAAGACATTGAGCTTCTTGAGCCCCCGCAGGCTGCCGTACAGCGCGGTCAAAGATCGCATACCTCCTCCCGTAGTCATGATGGCCACCACTGGGGTCTGCACAACACACGAACAGAAAGGGCTGGCGTCAGAGTGCAGACCGCAGCTGACCGCGACTCTCAGCAGAGACCCCCCCGCTACATCGAGCCCAACACCACCATGCATGTCCAGACAGAGACTTCTTTCCAAATGATTTCTACTGAAACATAAGCTaccatttattttataaaggaaaacaggagtAAAAGTAATGACAATTTTTGCTTAGATGACTGACACTTGTCTCCAATGTGTTCAACACAGATGTTTgataaaaaacaaatgaaaatgcattagCTTAAACCAAAAGAGAgagtaagagagaaaaaagccaGCTGTAAAGgcaagaattaaaaagaaaactcacGGGTCAGAGACAGGAGGAAGGATTATCAACAAGGATAACAACCGTAGGGTAAAGACTCTGGAAGAAGCAATTTCTGTATAAGGAGTATCTAGCCTGGCTTGCAGTGAAGGTGTAGCAGGAGAAGAGTTAAATTCAGGATAGCGACTGCAGAGGACACCAATGGCAGGGTGAGATTAGGGGTATGGGGCAGTATTGGAAGTGTACATAAGTTTCAAGATTAagaaagaccagaaaaaaatttaaccAGGAAGAGGTCATATTATGCTGTTATGCCCCCACTGCTAAGCACTCCTTAgatattttgaatgttttctctACAGACCTCATGGTCCAGCAGATCCTGTTCCAGCTGCAGGACCTTCTTCAGAGCAGGAGCAACATAATTCTGCCTTTTGCGTAGAAAGTCTTGCTCTTGCGCACAGAGGTCAAACCCTAAACGCACATCAAGGCAgtctgggctggagcagggatcAGGAGAAAAGAATATTCCATTTTATTATTGGTAGACAAGCTCAGAGTTTCCAATACAAGGAAAGAAGCGAGACCCGCAGAGTACTGTGTTTACAGGAGGAGCCTTTGCTATGCTCCCAAGCAGGTAGAAAATGCTGCGTGGAAGAACAATAGGAAAAGGGACTGCTAAACTTCTAAACAGTTATCAAAAGAAAACCTAAGGAAAGACATTCCGGCAGATAATGTCTGAGACATCTGCTGTCTGGATTCTCTCATGTTTTAGCCTGCACTGAGAGCTGTAGGAAAGACTTCCATTTGTCTTGAAGCAGGCAGCAAAGTTTACCTACTTCATGATCAACAGTACCAGGTGATCAGCTGCACTCTCACACTGTTAAAGAAAAGGTTAAAGACTGTGCTGAGCATAACACTG comes from the Falco cherrug isolate bFalChe1 chromosome 7, bFalChe1.pri, whole genome shotgun sequence genome and includes:
- the LOC102054155 gene encoding cytosolic phospholipase A2 epsilon-like isoform X3, with amino-acid sequence MEPGDVLSQELVTRTARLGEGIMQLKPDGEQQTPVTKIESSLCYLLTVRVIRARNIRQADVLSQTDCYVSLWLPTASTDKFLTKPIKNCKDPVWNETFYFRIQSQVKNVLELALYDKDVVTRDDHLFTVYFDIARLSLGEQVFMHFKCDSQRQEELEVGFALDNISGPPETIITNGVLVSRQICCLEVQVVEKKKKKKEKKSLSKKEFSFKVQGSYEGTQDILLGSDLVFSSCSPAKFHYAKYKQPMLDVMLPGKKRPPSFHSRAYDTGSPNVELHSLPSGKKITLAEDKGFDLYAKAEDCPDCLDVRLGFDLCAQEQDFLRKRQNYVAPALKKVLQLEQDLLDHETPVVAIMTTGGGMRSLTALYGSLRGLKKLNVLDCATYLTGLSGTTWTMSNLYRDPDWSQKDLDKQISEARKHMTKCKINSLSLEYLKYYKKQLCQRKEEGRKTSFIDLWGLVLESLLHDGKDNHRLSDQQRAIDRGQNPLPIYTAVNVKNNYSTRDFKEWVEFTPYEVGLQKYGAFVRVEDFGSEFFMGRLMKKIPESRICFLEGMWSSLFSLNVLYIWNLSHSSEDFWHRWTRDKIDNIEEEPPLPLPPQELGTALLEPPGPLGRALRGALTDRPCLARERSFLRGLQLHRRYLSSPRFRRWKDTVLDAFPNQLTQSEEFLSLVDTGFFINTSIMPLLKPERKVDVILHLNYSAGSQVQKRSESELEDGKVDLYGCCSPYSTYSVQYTEKVYDRLVQLGEYNILNNKDLIVQALHTAVARKRQRKT
- the LOC102054155 gene encoding cytosolic phospholipase A2 epsilon-like isoform X4; the protein is MEPGDVLSQELVTRTARLGEGIMQLKPDGEQQTPVTKIESSLCYLLTVRVIRARNIRQADVLSQTDCYVSLWLPTASTDKFLTKPIKNCKDPVWNETFYFRIQSQVKNVLELALYDKDVVTRDDHLFTVYFDIARLSLGEQVFMHFKCDSQRQEELEVGFALDNISGPPETIITNGVLVSRQICCLEVQVVEKKKKKKEKKSLSKKEFSFKVQGSYEGTQDILLGSDLVFSSCSPAKFHYAKYKQPMLDVMLPGKKRPPSFHSRAYDTGSPNVELHSLPSGKKITLAEDKGFDLYAKAEDCPDCLDVRLGFDLCAQEQDFLRKRQNYVAPALKKVLQLEQDLLDHETPVVAIMTTGGGMRSLTALYGSLRGLKKLNVLDCATYLTGLSGTTWTMSNLYRDPDWSQKDLDKQISEARKHMTKCKINSLSLEYLKYYKKQLCQRKEEGRKTSFIDLWGLVLESLLHDGKDNHRLSDQQRAIDRGQNPLPIYTAVNVKNNYSTRDFKEWVEFTPYEVGLQKYGAFVRVEDFGSEFFMGRLMKKIPESRICFLEGMWSSLFSLNVLYIWNLSHSSEDFWHRWTRDKIDNIEEEPPLPLPPQELGTALLEPPGPLGRALRGALTDRPCLARERSFLRGLQLHRRYLSSPRFRRWKDTVLDAFPNQLTQSEEFLSLVDTGFFINTSIMPLLKPERKVDVILHLNYSAGSQVQVRSAPSQSWKMAKLTSMAAVPLIQHTRFNTLRRCTTAWFSWVNTTS
- the LOC102054155 gene encoding cytosolic phospholipase A2 epsilon-like isoform X1, translated to MEPGDVLSQELVTRTARLGEGIMQLKPDGEQQTPVTKIESSLCYLLTVRVIRARNIRQADVLSQTDCYVSLWLPTASTDKFLTKPIKNCKDPVWNETFYFRIQSQVKNVLELALYDKDVVTRDDHLFTVYFDIARLSLGEQVFMHFKCDSQRQEELEVGFALDNISGPPETIITNGVLVSRQICCLEVQVVEKKKKKKEKKSLSKKEFSFKVQGSYEGTQDILLGSDLVFSSCSPAKFHYAKYKQPMLDVMLPGKKRPPSFHSRAYDTGSPNVELHSLPSGKKITLAEDKGFDLYAKAEDCPDCLDVRLGFDLCAQEQDFLRKRQNYVAPALKKVLQLEQDLLDHETPVVAIMTTGGGMRSLTALYGSLRGLKKLNVLDCATYLTGLSGTTWTMSNLYRDPDWSQKDLDKQISEARKHMTKCKINSLSLEYLKYYKKQLCQRKEEGRKTSFIDLWGLVLESLLHDGKDNHRLSDQQRAIDRGQNPLPIYTAVNVKNNYSTRDFKEWVEFTPYEVGLQKYGAFVRVEDFGSEFFMGRLMKKIPESRICFLEGMWSSLFSLNVLYIWNLSHSSEDFWHRWTRDKIDNIEEEPPLPLPPQELGTALLEPPGPLGRALRGALTDRPCLARERSFLRGLQLHRRYLSSPRFRRWKDTVLDAFPNQLTQSEEFLSLVDTGFFINTSIMPLLKPERKVDVILHLNYSAGSQVQALDQTCKYCAEQGILFPRVDLSEEDRKNLKECYLFDGAETPGAPVLLFFPLINDTFQKYKAPGQKRSESELEDGKVDLYGCCSPYSTYSVQYTEKVYDRLVQLGEYNILNNKDLIVQALHTAVARKRQRKT
- the LOC102054155 gene encoding cytosolic phospholipase A2 epsilon-like isoform X2; the protein is MEPGDVLSQELVTRTARLGEGIMQLKPDGEQQTPVTKIESSLCYLLTVRVIRARNIRQADVLSQTDCYVSLWLPTASTDKFLTKPIKNCKDPVWNETFYFRIQSQVKNVLELALYDKDVVTRDDHLFTVYFDIARLSLGEQVFMHFKCDSQRQEELEVGFALDNISGPPETIITNGVLVSRQICCLEVQVVEKKKKKKEKKSLSKKEFSFKVQGSYEGTQDILLGSDLVFSSCSPAKFHYAKYKQPMLDVMLPGKKRPPSFHSRAYDTGSPNVELHSLPSGKKITLAEDKGFDLYAKAEDCPDCLDVRLGFDLCAQEQDFLRKRQNYVAPALKKVLQLEQDLLDHETPVVAIMTTGGGMRSLTALYGSLRGLKKLNVLDCATYLTGLSGTTWTMSNLYRDPDWSQKDLDKQISEARKHMTKCKINSLSLEYLKYYKKQLCQRKEEGRKTSFIDLWGLVLESLLHDGKDNHRLSDQQRAIDRGQNPLPIYTAVNVKNNYSTRDFKEWVEFTPYEVGLQKYGAFVRVEDFGSEFFMGRLMKKIPESRICFLEGMWSSLFSLNVLYIWNLSHSSEDFWHRWTRDKIDNIEEEPPLPLPPQELGTALLEPPGPLGRALRGALTDRPCLARERSFLRGLQLHRRYLSSPRFRRWKDTVLDAFPNQLTQSEEFLSLVDTGFFINTSIMPLLKPERKALDQTCKYCAEQGILFPRVDLSEEDRKNLKECYLFDGAETPGAPVLLFFPLINDTFQKYKAPGQKRSESELEDGKVDLYGCCSPYSTYSVQYTEKVYDRLVQLGEYNILNNKDLIVQALHTAVARKRQRKT